CGACCACGTGGTGCGCGCTTGCGCGGCTCTTGCTCGCGGCGGGTTCGACTGGCGGGCTTACTCGACTCGGCACTGGGCGCCTCGGATGTTAGGCGAGCGTTCACTCGGCGCGTAATTTCATCCACTAGGTTGTCTATGTTTTGATCCGAATCCATATTTAACTCTCTTCTCACTTATTATTCGGCCCAAGGCCGTTGTTGCTTTCGATTTATGTTCGGCCCTGCGGACCCAAGCCAGCCTTTGCGCGGGCTCCCATCAGATGCTCAATGTCCCCATAGGGGATGAAGCTTGCACCACCAAGCTGCTGCGCGACAAGCTGAATTTTCGCCAAATGTTCAACCAATTCCATCCGCAGAAAAGCTGTTTCCAAGTCAGGGCCAACGGTTATGACTCCGTGATTTTGTAACAAAAACGCGTCACTTTGGACCAATGCTGGCGCCATATTCAACGTTGACTCGGGTGTTTTAGGCAAAGCGTAAGGTACCGTAGGGATCACATCGCCCAGTGAAACCACTGGCTCAGCCATCATCGTCGAAATAATTTCCACACCCGCTACCGCAAAACCTGTAGCGGTCGGTGGATGAGCATGCATCACCACACGAATATCGGGACGCTGCCGGTAGGCATAAAGGTGCAAGTTCATCTCGCTAAATGGTCGATACCGACCACTGACTCTTTGTCCTCGTTCATCAACGACCAATAACTTACTGCGCTCAACGTCTCCCTTAGAGACCGCGGTGGGCGTGATCAAAAATCGATTTTCTTCTAGGCGAACGCTTATGTTGCCATCATGGTTGGCCACCCAGCCGCGCTGATGCAAACGCTGGCTGTAATCCACCACCTCGTGCTCTAAATCACGCCGAGTCGACTGCTTTTGGCCTATTTTTACTGCTTCTCTCATGCTCGCTCGACGTACACATCATCGACCACGGCGACAATCACCGACCGAACCGGTGGGTTGCCTCCAAGAAGCTGACGTACGCCTGTACCTTCTCGCAATACCAAGACTCGGTCACCCGGACCGGCAGAAACATGGTCTACAGCCAAAAAAGCATCTTCCGCCTTCTCGCCCTCGGCCGTTTCTGGCCTTACCAACAATACGGTGCGTGCATCCAAGCCAGGATGCTTCGCAGTCGCAACAGCGCTACCGATAACCCTAGCAAGTTTCATGATTCAACCGTTCGATGTAAGTCGTCTA
The Deltaproteobacteria bacterium DNA segment above includes these coding regions:
- a CDS encoding class II aldolase/adducin family protein, with product MREAVKIGQKQSTRRDLEHEVVDYSQRLHQRGWVANHDGNISVRLEENRFLITPTAVSKGDVERSKLLVVDERGQRVSGRYRPFSEMNLHLYAYRQRPDIRVVMHAHPPTATGFAVAGVEIISTMMAEPVVSLGDVIPTVPYALPKTPESTLNMAPALVQSDAFLLQNHGVITVGPDLETAFLRMELVEHLAKIQLVAQQLGGASFIPYGDIEHLMGARAKAGLGPQGRT
- a CDS encoding EutN/CcmL family microcompartment protein; the encoded protein is MKLARVIGSAVATAKHPGLDARTVLLVRPETAEGEKAEDAFLAVDHVSAGPGDRVLVLREGTGVRQLLGGNPPVRSVIVAVVDDVYVERA